Part of the bacterium genome, CAATTATGCAATGAGCGCCAGGCAATTAAAAAAATATTGTGATGGGGCTCAAAAAAAAGTTGATCAAGCCATAGCAACTATTATCAAGACAGAAAAAAAAGAGTCATCATCTGTAGATAAACGCTCACTAGAAGAAGATTTTAATCTAACAGTTAAAAAATTAGATGATGCTTATGGTTTGTATGCCCATAAAATGGAAATATCTTATTTAATGGAAGCCGTCAGTCCCAATGAAAAAGTAAGAAATGCTGGAGCAGACTGCAAGGAAGCTTTTTTAAATTTCCCCGTTGAAATGTATACCAATGAAAAACTTTATCAAGTGTTGTCTAATTTTTCAGCCAGAACAGAAAAAAGAGAAGAAAAACTTAAGTATGATCAGAAACGCTTGTTGAACTATTTTTTAAACCAGTTTGGTAAAAACGGTTTTGGTTTAGATGCAGATAAACTGAAAAAGTTTAAAGCTTTAAAAGCTCAAGTTAGTGAGTATGAACGTGAGTACAGTAAAAACTATGGAGAGTCTAAAGTTGAGATTGAGCTTAAGCCTGAAGACCTGACTGGAGTATCAGAAAATGATTGGTTGAGATTTAAACAAAAAGACGGAACAGTAAAGGTCACACTAGATAATAATATTTATAAAGCTATTTTAACTTATGCCGATAATGCAGACATACGAGAAAAGTTTTATAGAGCCTACAATACTCGAGCTCCAGAAAATGTAGAGGTTTTAGAAAAACTGATTGCAGTAAAACAAGAGATTGCCAAAGTGTTTGATGCAGAATCTTATGCGCATTTGGTCATGGAGTTAGATGAAAGGTTGGCTGGAACGCCAGAAAATGTAGAGAAAAAATTGACTGCTATCTACAAAAAAATGTTTAAGCCCTATCAAAACTATAGAAAGACTTTAAAAAAAGAAAAATGCAGAGATTTAGATAACTGTAAAAAATCACAGTGGAAAAAATTAGAACTGTATCCCTGGGATATGGCTTATTACAGTAATAAATACAAAGAACGCGTATTTAAAATAGACTCAGAAAAAGTTAAAGAATACTTCCCAACAGAAAAAGTGGTGGAGGGTACCTTTGAGATTTATGCGCAACTGTTCTCCATGCGCTTTGAAGAAATGAAAAAGCCAAAAGTGTGGCATGAAGATGTAAGGGCCTATCATGCTTATGACACTAAAACAGGTGATTTATTGGGGAATATCTATTTAGACTTATACTCAAGAGATAATAAGCCGTACAAACATTATGCAGCCTTTAATATAGACATCAGGCATCAACCACTCAGTGGTGAAAAAATTGTCCCTGATGCAGTGATGGTCACCAATTTCACTCCACCAACAAGAGATAAAAAAGGTAAGACTACTTTACCTTCCTTGAGCACGCATGGTGATGTTGAAACCTATTTCCATGAGTTTGGACATATCATGGATGATTTGTTGTCCAATACCAAGCATTATCATTTAAGTAAAATGACACGTCCATTGGATATCATTGAAGGTTTTTCTCAAATGTTAGAACCCTGGGTATGGGATGCAGAAACCTTGGAAGTGATTTCTGGGCATTACAAAACCGGAGAAAAACTGCCTAAAGCATTTTTAGATAAAATGAAAAAAGGAAAGTACTTTTCTTTGCCAGCTTTTTATGTGAGTCAAATTCATTATGCATTGGTGGATATGGCGTATCACAAAGCAATAGAACCTGTAGACACAACCAAGATATGGAATGAAAAGTTTAAAGAGATATTTAAACGTGAGCCGGTAGATGGTTTGTACCGTCAAGCATCTTTTGGTCATTTGGCCAGCTCAAGTTACAATGCCGGCTACTATGGTTACATTTGGTCAGAAATT contains:
- a CDS encoding Zn-dependent oligopeptidase, with the translated sequence MKNNLFNLLTLKALLLTFAFLWPLYAANTNYAMSARQLKKYCDGAQKKVDQAIATIIKTEKKESSSVDKRSLEEDFNLTVKKLDDAYGLYAHKMEISYLMEAVSPNEKVRNAGADCKEAFLNFPVEMYTNEKLYQVLSNFSARTEKREEKLKYDQKRLLNYFLNQFGKNGFGLDADKLKKFKALKAQVSEYEREYSKNYGESKVEIELKPEDLTGVSENDWLRFKQKDGTVKVTLDNNIYKAILTYADNADIREKFYRAYNTRAPENVEVLEKLIAVKQEIAKVFDAESYAHLVMELDERLAGTPENVEKKLTAIYKKMFKPYQNYRKTLKKEKCRDLDNCKKSQWKKLELYPWDMAYYSNKYKERVFKIDSEKVKEYFPTEKVVEGTFEIYAQLFSMRFEEMKKPKVWHEDVRAYHAYDTKTGDLLGNIYLDLYSRDNKPYKHYAAFNIDIRHQPLSGEKIVPDAVMVTNFTPPTRDKKGKTTLPSLSTHGDVETYFHEFGHIMDDLLSNTKHYHLSKMTRPLDIIEGFSQMLEPWVWDAETLEVISGHYKTGEKLPKAFLDKMKKGKYFSLPAFYVSQIHYALVDMAYHKAIEPVDTTKIWNEKFKEIFKREPVDGLYRQASFGHLASSSYNAGYYGYIWSEIYAMDMLTRFKKEGMLNPKTGMDYRKLLESGHERPIVELIEAFLKRPFSEKAFLKSLKNK